GCTTGTTCCTGAAATATCTATAAGTACTTCAATAGATTTTTCTTTTATAGGAAGCTTCTGAAAATCAGAACAAATAAACAATATGTTTTTTCTACAATTAGTAGCTGCTAATATATTCTTTAGAAATTTATGTCTATTTATATCATTGTCTACAGCAATATATATTGAATCATCAGGCAAGCATTCATAAATATTTCTTAAGAAAAATCCAATTCCTGATCCTAACTCTAGAATTACTTTGTTCTTGAGATTCTCAAAATCTACTTTTTTGTTAATCCATTCTATTCCTCTATAAACATTATCCAAGTATTCTGAATCAGTAACTTTGATATAATCATTTATATAATTCCTGTCAAAATCACTTGTATGTTTTTCGTTTATACAAGTAATTTTTAAAATACCATCTTCAATTAAGTATTCTTCACCGCAGCAACATTTCAATTTTCCGTTTATAATTTGATTTTTTGAAACCTTTCCTTCAAACAGTTCTAAATCATTTCCGCATTTTAAGCATTTTAAAATATCCAAGGCCCTAATATCCACACCAATAATCGATTCATTATTCATTTTCTTTTCTGAAAGTTCTTTTAGTTTGGATTCTAGTCTTTCCTTCATTTCACCAATTTCAATTAACTGCTGCTCCAATTGATTATGTTTATTTATAAAAAGTTCTTTAAAATATTCATTTTCTTGATATTCAGTAAATTTAGCTAATCTCTTAAACATAAATATTGTTTTTATTTCACTTAAGGAAAATCCCATCCCTTTATAAGCCAAAACTTCTTCT
The window above is part of the Clostridium saccharoperbutylacetonicum N1-4(HMT) genome. Proteins encoded here:
- a CDS encoding MerR family transcriptional regulator, with protein sequence MKIGRFVEHNNLTIDTVRHYMDMSLIIPEKKGGQYDFDNNCQKDLEEVLAYKGMGFSLSEIKTIFMFKRLAKFTEYQENEYFKELFINKHNQLEQQLIEIGEMKERLESKLKELSEKKMNNESIIGVDIRALDILKCLKCGNDLELFEGKVSKNQIINGKLKCCCGEEYLIEDGILKITCINEKHTSDFDRNYINDYIKVTDSEYLDNVYRGIEWINKKVDFENLKNKVILELGSGIGFFLRNIYECLPDDSIYIAVDNDINRHKFLKNILAATNCRKNILFICSDFQKLPIKEKSIEVLIDISGTSNYSFDNEEFLLKLIDKYVKDEASIIGTYILFEKFALNSLIESKYRKNFMMDNVKDQILTLKYNIIDESISRHVESGGIYEDYFVDGEKVYSYIFIGRR